Proteins encoded in a region of the Fusobacterium sp. genome:
- a CDS encoding alpha/beta fold hydrolase yields MAENIKGIIQVIHGMSEHKGRYLHFFKYFTERGYLVFLHEHLHHGNNVAAKNELGIFQNDFPVLIKEQKLYTEKLKKEYLNIPFFVFGHSMGSFIAQEHMKTYWNEIDGYIFCGSCYKQPFLWKAGEIASYLLDKIYRNRRAHIIKKLVFLNSNSKTRAEYYYNENSWLSRDIEEVKRYCNDKLCDFTYSSTFYTSFFKFLNSLYLEDDFRNISKKLPIMIISGDMDPVGKFGKGVIELEKFYNKIEFDDVTCHLYKNARHELHNEINRDEVFTDIEKWLEIRI; encoded by the coding sequence ATGGCAGAAAATATAAAAGGAATCATACAAGTTATACATGGAATGAGTGAACACAAAGGTAGATACCTCCACTTTTTTAAATACTTTACTGAACGAGGTTATCTTGTATTCTTGCATGAACATTTGCATCATGGAAATAACGTTGCAGCAAAAAATGAATTAGGTATATTTCAGAATGACTTTCCCGTTTTAATAAAAGAACAAAAATTATATACTGAAAAATTAAAAAAAGAGTATCTTAATATTCCTTTTTTTGTTTTTGGACACAGTATGGGGTCTTTCATTGCACAAGAACATATGAAAACTTATTGGAATGAAATAGATGGTTATATATTTTGTGGTTCATGTTATAAACAGCCTTTTTTATGGAAAGCTGGAGAAATAGCAAGTTATCTTTTAGATAAGATATACAGAAACAGAAGAGCCCATATAATTAAAAAACTTGTTTTTTTAAATTCCAACAGCAAAACAAGAGCTGAATATTACTACAATGAAAATTCATGGCTTTCTAGAGACATTGAAGAAGTAAAAAGATATTGTAATGATAAATTATGTGATTTTACTTATAGCAGTACCTTTTACACTAGTTTCTTTAAATTTTTAAATTCTCTTTATCTAGAAGATGATTTCAGAAATATATCTAAAAAGCTTCCTATAATGATAATATCAGGAGATATGGATCCTGTAGGAAAGTTTGGAAAAGGAGTTATAGAACTTGAGAAATTCTATAACAAAATTGAATTTGATGATGTTACATGTCATTTATATAAAAATGCAAGGCATGAACTTCATAATGAAATAAACAGAGATGAAGTTTTTACTGATATTGAAAAATGGTTGGAAATTAGAATTTAA
- a CDS encoding DUF1847 domain-containing protein codes for MYTCDACTKYVCRTGNLEEAPLNCPCRELDNIEEVKKFYLEKENMKLARNSALVESEGYCKQTRVEEIINFANKCGYKKLGLAFCVGLSKEAKIFASILRNHGFEVESLSCKNGSVLKEFINISNEEQVRPCTYEPMCNPIGQAKLLNQSGTQLNILLGLCVGHDSLFLKHSEAPVTIFAVKDRVLGHNPLGAIYMAEGYYKKKLFK; via the coding sequence ATGTACACTTGTGACGCTTGTACAAAATATGTTTGCAGAACTGGAAATCTTGAAGAAGCTCCTCTTAACTGTCCATGCAGAGAATTGGATAATATAGAGGAAGTTAAAAAATTTTATCTTGAAAAAGAAAATATGAAACTTGCTCGTAATTCAGCTCTTGTTGAGAGTGAAGGGTATTGTAAGCAGACTAGAGTAGAAGAAATAATAAATTTTGCTAATAAATGCGGATACAAAAAACTGGGACTTGCATTTTGTGTAGGACTTTCAAAAGAAGCTAAAATTTTTGCTTCTATTCTTAGAAATCATGGTTTTGAAGTAGAATCTTTATCATGTAAAAATGGTTCTGTTCTTAAAGAATTTATTAATATATCTAATGAAGAGCAAGTGAGACCTTGTACTTATGAACCTATGTGTAATCCTATTGGCCAGGCAAAACTTTTAAATCAGTCTGGAACTCAATTGAATATACTTTTAGGACTTTGTGTAGGACATGATTCTTTGTTCCTGAAGCATTCAGAAGCCCCTGTTACAATATTTGCAGTAAAAGACAGAGTACTGGGGCATAACCCTCTTGGTGCTATATATATGGCTGAAGGATATTATAAGAAAAAACTTTTTAAGTAG
- a CDS encoding aspartate/glutamate racemase family protein, translating to MKEKIVGILGGMGPEATIDLFSKIVEETHAKCDEDHLRIIIDNNPKMPSRQDAIMKGTESPVAAMIATAENLKKAGADFIIIGANTAHYFYDEVASQVDIPFLHIIEEAVKEMMHQVPGIKKVGVMATNAAVKIKLYDKCCAKFGIEVVAAEEEVQNKVHDTIFDFKYNGVTEENVKDAIECAEYFIKNGAEALIMGCTEIPIILKRKSFTVPLIDPNDIIGKVAVAYAKNKYEL from the coding sequence ATGAAAGAAAAAATTGTAGGGATATTAGGTGGAATGGGGCCAGAGGCTACAATAGATCTTTTTTCTAAGATAGTAGAAGAAACCCATGCAAAGTGTGATGAAGATCATTTGAGAATAATAATAGATAATAATCCAAAAATGCCAAGCAGACAGGATGCAATTATGAAAGGGACAGAAAGTCCAGTTGCAGCTATGATTGCCACAGCAGAGAATTTAAAAAAAGCTGGAGCTGATTTTATAATAATTGGGGCAAATACAGCACATTATTTTTATGATGAAGTTGCCAGTCAAGTAGATATACCATTTTTACATATAATTGAAGAAGCAGTTAAGGAAATGATGCATCAGGTACCAGGAATAAAAAAAGTGGGGGTAATGGCTACCAATGCAGCTGTAAAAATTAAATTATATGATAAATGTTGTGCAAAATTTGGAATAGAAGTAGTAGCTGCAGAAGAAGAAGTACAGAATAAAGTACATGATACTATATTTGATTTTAAATACAATGGGGTTACAGAAGAAAATGTAAAAGATGCCATAGAGTGTGCTGAATATTTTATAAAAAATGGAGCAGAGGCATTAATAATGGGATGTACAGAAATTCCAATTATATTAAAAAGAAAGAGTTTTACAGTGCCTCTTATAGACCCTAATGATATTATAGGGAAAGTGGCAGTAGCTTATGCAAAAAATAAGTATGAATTATAG
- a CDS encoding dicarboxylate/amino acid:cation symporter has protein sequence MLKKKIGLANKILIGMILGAIAGLVMGPKITAIAVIGDVFLRLLRMSVVPLIFANVVLAVAGMGDLRRLGKIGIKLIIIFLATTFVAAGIGLFSALVIRPGVGFVMTDVSGIVEKGAPTVSSVILGFFPVNIMQSFSEGNMLQIITFAIFSGIAILLLKEEDKKCMLDMFGTLSRFIMMILKFVMGFTPYGVFALMATTTGKYGTDILGPLGKFIVTIYIGLMIHAFIVYGGMYLAASGKNPISFYKKIAPVWTTSFATCSTAATIPVSIKVCEDELKLKKDIAGFTIPVGATMNMDGNGLWYGVVAVFVSQVLGIEMSLYQMFIAVFTGVLMTLGSPGIPGGIFVATTIFLTTLGLPIEFVGLLGGIFRIMDMGITTVNVVGSVVVAAVLDAGERKNEQREAVEEGQ, from the coding sequence ATGTTAAAGAAAAAGATAGGGTTAGCCAATAAGATATTGATTGGTATGATTTTGGGGGCAATAGCTGGACTTGTTATGGGCCCTAAAATAACAGCAATAGCTGTTATTGGAGATGTTTTTTTAAGATTACTTAGAATGTCAGTTGTACCTCTTATTTTTGCTAATGTTGTTTTAGCAGTGGCAGGTATGGGAGATTTAAGACGTCTTGGAAAGATTGGAATTAAACTTATTATTATCTTCTTAGCTACAACATTTGTTGCAGCAGGAATTGGATTATTTTCTGCTCTTGTTATAAGACCAGGAGTAGGATTTGTAATGACAGATGTTAGTGGAATAGTTGAAAAAGGGGCTCCTACTGTAAGCAGTGTTATTTTAGGATTTTTTCCTGTTAATATAATGCAGTCATTCTCAGAAGGGAATATGCTTCAAATAATTACTTTTGCTATATTTTCTGGTATAGCTATCCTTCTATTGAAAGAAGAGGATAAAAAATGTATGTTGGATATGTTTGGAACCCTTTCTCGTTTTATAATGATGATATTAAAATTTGTAATGGGTTTTACTCCATATGGTGTTTTTGCTCTTATGGCAACAACAACAGGAAAATATGGAACTGACATATTGGGACCACTAGGAAAATTTATAGTTACTATTTATATAGGATTAATGATACATGCTTTTATAGTTTATGGTGGAATGTATTTGGCAGCTTCAGGAAAGAATCCAATTTCATTCTATAAAAAAATAGCACCAGTGTGGACTACAAGCTTTGCTACATGTAGTACTGCTGCAACTATTCCTGTTTCTATAAAAGTATGTGAGGATGAGTTGAAATTGAAAAAAGATATAGCTGGATTTACTATTCCAGTAGGAGCGACAATGAATATGGATGGAAATGGATTATGGTATGGAGTAGTAGCCGTTTTTGTATCTCAAGTATTAGGGATAGAAATGTCTTTATATCAAATGTTTATAGCTGTATTCACAGGTGTACTGATGACTTTAGGAAGTCCAGGTATTCCTGGTGGAATATTTGTTGCTACAACTATTTTCCTTACAACTTTAGGGTTGCCAATAGAATTTGTAGGTCTTTTAGGTGGAATCTTCCGTATAATGGATATGGGAATCACTACTGTAAATGTCGTGGGTTCTGTAGTCGTGGCTGCTGTATTAGATGCTGGTGAAAGAAAAAATGAGCAAAGAGAAGCAGTTGAGGAGGGACAGTAA
- a CDS encoding GntR family transcriptional regulator yields MKKLKSDSPIPLYYQLREIIRDKIMNEDWGYGTEIPSELKLCDEFNLCRATVKQAMDGLVNEGLIVRKKGKGSFVVYQKITENFLLEPAFSKKSGEIGLNDYSTVIFSDFTEIDSRMQKVLGIEKNGMVYQIERLHYIDGKPVLLDTHYISPKWIGNISKEEIREIAVYKYIENTYEKRFTNYKIGVQVIMLDQYEKEQFDFPEVPTGMVVECLSFIEKEPVVFNRRTYRGDRCDLCLEFIAVNQKMEVVNSEISIKERDGKRH; encoded by the coding sequence ATGAAAAAATTAAAAAGTGATAGTCCAATTCCTCTTTATTATCAACTTAGAGAAATTATAAGGGATAAAATAATGAATGAAGATTGGGGATATGGAACAGAGATACCTTCAGAATTAAAGCTTTGTGATGAGTTTAATTTATGTAGAGCCACAGTAAAACAAGCAATGGATGGTCTTGTAAATGAAGGACTTATTGTAAGAAAAAAAGGAAAGGGATCTTTTGTAGTTTATCAAAAGATTACAGAAAATTTTCTATTAGAACCAGCTTTCAGTAAGAAAAGTGGAGAAATTGGATTGAATGATTATTCAACAGTGATTTTTTCAGATTTTACAGAAATTGACAGTAGAATGCAAAAGGTATTAGGAATAGAGAAAAATGGAATGGTATATCAGATAGAAAGACTTCATTACATAGATGGTAAGCCAGTTCTTTTGGATACTCATTATATCAGTCCAAAATGGATAGGAAATATTTCCAAGGAAGAGATCAGAGAAATAGCTGTATATAAATATATTGAAAATACCTATGAAAAAAGATTTACTAATTATAAAATAGGGGTACAGGTAATAATGCTTGATCAATATGAAAAAGAACAGTTTGATTTTCCTGAAGTACCTACAGGAATGGTAGTAGAATGTCTATCATTTATAGAAAAGGAACCTGTTGTATTCAATAGAAGAACTTACAGAGGAGACAGATGTGACCTTTGTTTAGAGTTTATAGCTGTTAATCAAAAAATGGAAGTTGTTAACTCAGAGATTTCCATCAAAGAAAGAGATGGAAAACGTCATTAA
- a CDS encoding VOC family protein, protein MIKDIAGFAYDCKNADKLADFYVNLLGWEKILSGNGWAGLRSPQGWIFAFQEIEEYTPPIWPWEKGKQQQMAHIDFLVENLGEAVSHALKCGAKISEVQYFETSTVMFDPEGHPFCLSTVKQ, encoded by the coding sequence ATGATAAAAGATATAGCTGGATTTGCCTATGATTGTAAAAATGCTGATAAATTAGCAGATTTTTATGTAAATTTACTTGGCTGGGAAAAAATACTTTCAGGAAATGGTTGGGCTGGTCTACGTTCACCACAGGGATGGATTTTTGCCTTTCAGGAAATTGAAGAATACACTCCACCAATATGGCCATGGGAAAAAGGAAAACAACAGCAGATGGCACATATAGATTTTCTCGTTGAAAATTTAGGTGAAGCAGTTTCTCATGCTTTAAAATGTGGTGCTAAAATATCAGAGGTACAATATTTTGAAACTTCAACAGTTATGTTTGATCCAGAAGGGCATCCATTTTGTTTAAGTACAGTAAAGCAGTAG